One Falco naumanni isolate bFalNau1 chromosome 13, bFalNau1.pat, whole genome shotgun sequence DNA segment encodes these proteins:
- the SKIL gene encoding ski-like protein: MESPQINFSLGLVSDQKRSGIQEDGSPPLKKAMTEMHVNSKVQVVINKLPTIKKENLDEYDETTVEADGEATKLNSTSLSEPLNLNPGLKHTLAQFHLSSQSSLGGPAAFSARYSQENMSPAVFLPLPSPQILSGPLLIPPDSSTELTQTILEGESISCFKVGGEKRLCLPQVLNSVLRDFSLQQINTVCDELYIYCSRCTSDQLHILKVLGILPFNAPSCGLITLTDAQRLCNALLRPRTFPQNGSFLPGKNTLAQLKETGSAFEVEHECLGKCQGLFAPQFYLAPDDPCIQCLECYGMFSPQTFVMHSHRSPDKRTCHWGFESAKWHCYLHINQKYLGTSEERELKHLLEEMKEKFSEKNQKRTRSKADSQQSLELSQWYPVIKQEAETDPQPPSFFHPSYYLYMCDKVVAPNVSLASQYKDVAKTTVKASEVMKSSPGQSEKKLGSGKHKKAASYPELSLEEQEKIDLKSGVEQQKRLDPPVSTRSARGGKSERVSSKIARDSSHVEVGSDVRTLSPTLMKDISCEDDKGRIMEEVMKTYIKQQEKLNTILRRKQQLQMEVEMLSNSKAMKELTEEQQNLQKELECLQAEHAQRMEEFYFEQRDLEKKLDQVMKQKCSCDSNLEKDKEAEYAAQLAELRQRLDHAEADRQELQDELRQEREAREKLELMIKELKLQILKSSKNGKGK; encoded by the exons ATGGAAAGCCCGCAAATAAACTTCTCTCTAGGTCTAGTTTCAGACCAGAAAAGGAGTGGGATCCAGGAGGATGGAAGTcctccattaaaaaaagcaatgacaGAAATGCATGTAAATAGCAAAGTACAAGttgtaataaataaattgcCAACAATAAAGAAGGAGAACTTGGATGAATATGATGAAACTACTGTGGAGGCTGATGGGGAAGCCACCAAGCTGAACAGTACTTCACTATCAGAGCCTTTGAATTTAAATCCAGGTTTGAAACACACGTTGGCACAGTTCCACCTAAGCAGCCAGAGTTCACTGGGTGGACCGGCAGCTTTTTCAGCTCGTTATTCCCAGGAAAATATGTCACCCGCTGTCTTCTTGCCTCTTCCGTCACCGCAAATACTTTCTGGTCCGCTGCTCATTCCTCCGGACAGCTCCACGGAACTCACCCAGACTATACTGGAGGGGGAATCTATCTCTTGTTTTAAAGTTGGAGGAGAGAAAAGACTTTGCCTGCCACAAGTGTTGAATTCAGTTCTCCGAGACTTTTCGTTGCAGCAGATCAATACGGTGTGTGATGAACTGTATATATACTGCTCAAGGTGCACTTCTGACCAGCTTCATATTCTGAAGGTTTTGGGAATTCTTCCGTTTAATGCTCCATCCTGTGGGCTAATTACGCTGACCGATGCTCAGAGACTATGCAATGCTTTACTGCGTCCTCGCACTTTCCCACAAAATGGCAGTTTTCTCCCTGGTAAGAACACTTTGGCCCAGCTGAAAGAGACTGGCAGTGCCTTTGAGGTAGAGCACGAATGCCTGGGCAAGTGCCAGGGGTTGTTTGCACCTCAGTTCTACCTTGCGCCGGATGACCCGTGTATCCAGTGTTTGGAGTGCTACGGGATGTTCTCACCCCAGACGTTTGTGATGCATTCACACAGATCCCCGGACAAGAGGACCTGCCACTGGGGATTTGAATCAGCCAAGTGGCACTGCTACCTGCATATTAACCAAAAATACTTAGGAACGTCGGAGGAGCGGGAACTGAAGCATCTCTTGGAGGAAATGAAGGAGAAATTTAGcgagaaaaatcagaaaagaactCGGTCTAAA gcagattcacagcagagcctggaatTATCGCAGTGGTATCCAGTTAtaaagcaagaagcagaaacTGATCCTCAGCCACCCTCctttttccatcccag TTACTACCTTTATATGTGTGATAAAGTGGTCGCCCCAAATGTATCTCTTGCATCACAATATAAGGATGTTGCAAAAACAACAGTCAAAGCTTCAGAAGTAATGAAGTCCTCACCTGGACAGTCAGAGAAGAAGCTTGGTAGTGGAAAGCACAAAAAAGCTGCCTCCTATCCAGAGCTTTCTcttgaagaacaagaaaaaattgaCTTGAAAAGTGGCGTGGAGCAGCAGAAACGTTTAG aTCCACCTGTGTCAACTCGTTCTGCAAGAGGTGGAAAATCTGAACGTGTTTCTTCCAAAATCGCTAGAGACTCTAGCCATGTTGAAGTAGGCAGTGATGTGCGAACCTTGTCCCCCACGCTCATGAAAGACATCAGTTGTGAAGATGACAAGGGAAGGATCATGGAAGAAGTCATGAAAACCTACATcaagcagcaagaaaaactAAATACGATTTTGCGGAGGAAACAGCAGCTTCAAATG GAGGTGGAAATGTTAAGCAACTCTAAAGCTATGAAGGAACtgacagaagagcagcagaattTACAAAAAGAACTTGAATGTTTGCAGGCAGAGCATGCTCAAAGAAtggaagaattttattttgagcaGAGAGACTTGGAGAAGAAACTGGACCAAGTGATGAAGCAGAAATGTAGCTGTGACTCCAatttagaaaaagacaaagaagcTGAATATGCAGCACAG